The proteins below are encoded in one region of Hordeum vulgare subsp. vulgare chromosome 3H, MorexV3_pseudomolecules_assembly, whole genome shotgun sequence:
- the LOC123445036 gene encoding pentatricopeptide repeat-containing protein At2g13420, mitochondrial-like — MLRSLTAAANAMAATRRLLCTATADVAPSLTHILALPPVAPSPTADELARLLLAHHNPFHPSESPLQLLSGGGVSLSQGLLVQILLRLRGASKLALSLLNAVRLHPSVSSPPNADAYDAVVDALGRAHQFDAAWRLVVEAAADGAATPRTFAVLARRYVAAGLTRQAVRAFDDMEAFLGREPDAQEFTTLLDTLCKYKYPKVAVEVFNKRKYKYEPNEKMYTILIYGWCKVNRSDMAQKFLKDMIDHGIEPNIVTYNILLNGICRHASLHPDNRFDRTVNAAENLLKEMNDRGIEPDVTSYSIILHVYSRAHKAELCLCMFRSMKDRGICPTVATYTSVIKCLASCGRLEDAESLLGEMVSEGVCPSPATYNCFFKEYRGRKDVSGALELYNKMKAPCSPTAPDIHSYNILLGMFIKLDRHETVMELWNDMCERAVGPDLDSYTLLVHGFCAKEKWREACQFFMEMIEKGFLPQKITFETLYRGLIQADMLRTWRRLKKRVDEESAKFGDEYKSYHIKPYKR, encoded by the exons ATGCTGCGCTCGCTCACAGCCGCCGCCAACGCCATGGCAGCCACCCGCCGCCTCCTATGCACGGCAACCGCCGATGTGGCCCCCTCCCTAACCCACATCCTCGCGCTGCCGCCCGTCGCCCCGTCGCCCACCGCCGACGAGCTCGCGCGCCTACTCCTCGCGCACCACAACCCCTTCCACCCGTCCGAGTCGCCACTCCAGCTCCTCTCCGGCGGGGGCGTCTCCCTCTCCCAGGGCCTCCTCGTGCAgatcctcctccgcctccgcgGCGCGTCCAAACTCGCGCTCTCGCTCCTCAACGCCGTCCGCCTCCACCCGTCCGTCTCCTCCCCGCCGAACGCCGACGCCTACGacgccgtcgtcgacgccctcGGCCGGGCGCACCAGTTCGACGCCGCGTGGCGGCTCGTTGTCGAGGCCGCGGCGGACGGCGCCGCCACGCCCCGCACGTTCGCGGTGCTCGCCAGGAGGTACGTCGCCGCGGGATTGACCAGGCAGGCGGTGCGCGCGTTCGATGACATGGAGGCTTTCCTAGGGAGGGAGCCCGATGCCCAGGAGTTCACCACCCTTCTCGACACGCTCTGCAAGTACAAGTACCCCAAG GTTGCTGTGGAGGTATTCAATAAAAGAAAATACAAATACGAACCAAATGAAAAGATGTACACTATCCTAATTTATGGCTGGTGCAAGGTAAACCGAAGTGACATGGCTCAGAAATTCCTAAAAGATATGATTGATCATGGGATAGAGCCGAACATAGTGACATACAACATTCTCTTAAATGGTATCTGTAGGCATGCAAGTTTGCACCCTGATAACCGGTTTGATAGAACAGTTAATGCAGCTGAGAATCTCTTGAAGGAGATGAATGACAGGGGAATTGAACCAGATGTAACGAGCTACTCAATCATCCTGCATGTTTACAGTCGTGCGCATAAGGCTGAGCTATGTTTGTGTATGTTCCGCTCGATGAAGGATAGAGGCATCTGCCCCACAGTGGCAACCTACACTTCTGTGATCAAGTGCCTTGCTTCGTGTGGAAGACTGGAAGATGCTGAGAGTTTGCTCGGCGAGATGGTTAGTGAAGGGGTGTGTCCCTCCCCAGCGACCTACAATTGTTTCTTCAAAGAGTACCGAGGGAGAAAAGATGTTAGTGGCGCTCTTGAATTGTACAACAAGATGAAGGCTCCTTGTTCACCAACTGCGCCAGATATTCACAGTTACAATATATTGCTTGGAATGTTCATCAAATTGGACCGACATGAAACTGTTATGGAACTTTGGAATGATATGTGCGAGAGAGCCGTGGGTCCTGATCTTGATTCATATACCTTGCTGGTTCATGGTTTTTGTGCCaaggaaaaatggagagaggcaTGCCAGTTCTTCATGGAAATGATAGAGAAAGGTTTTCTTCCCCAGAAGATCACCTTTGAAACACTGTATCGTGGTCTTATACAAGCGGACATGTTAAGGACCTGGAGAAGGCTGAAAAAAAGGGTTGATGAAGAATCGGCAAAATTTGGCGATGAATACAAATCGTATCACATCAAGCCTTACAAGAGATGA
- the LOC123445037 gene encoding OVARIAN TUMOR DOMAIN-containing deubiquitinating enzyme 4-like, with translation MSDRELPPLRSIRITGDGRCLFRSVAYGACIRRGKQSPSDSVQKELADELRAKVADEFIRRRGDTEWFLEGNFESYVRKMRKPHAWGGEPELLMCSHVLGMPITVHMYTKGADSPRIIAEYGQEYGKDNPVRVLYDGYGHYDALQPSIVRTQSRLRGA, from the exons CTGCGATCCATCC GAATCACAGGGGACGGGAGATGCTTGTTCCGGTCGGTCGCTTACGGCGCCTGCATAAGGAGAGGCAAGCAGTCGCCGAGCGACAGCGTCCAGAAGGAACTCGCCGACGAGCTCCGAGCAAAG GTTGCAGATGAGTTCATCAGGCGAAGAGGAGATACCGAATG GTTCCTCGAAGGCAATTTCGAGAGCTATGTGCGCAAGATGAGGAAGCCTCATGCCTGGGGAGGAGAACCTGAACTGCTCATGTGCTCACATGTTCTTGG GATGCCCATCACCGTCCACATGTACACCAAGGGCGCTGACAGCCCCAGGATCATAGCAGAGTATGGTCAGGAGTATGGGAAGGACAACCCGGTCCGAGTTCTTTACGACGGCTACGGGCACTACGACGCGCTGCAGCCATCTATTGTAAGGACACAATCAAGACT GAGAGGAGCGTAG